One stretch of Comamonas testosteroni DNA includes these proteins:
- a CDS encoding HDOD domain-containing protein: MSRVKPLSLSTLLEQHVLLPSQPRVVALLSSELRKPEPGMRSLVQLFSSDPVLTARLLAAANGPAHLLGQRVHSIPEALVLLAPVQLRQLVLKAAPVSASHVSAGWSLANFWRYSLDTARMARALAVSVQANASQAYTLGLLHGLGELLLQAADPDTFFRLSELLEPMHPKRPQVEMQLMGYCSGQITAHLARQWNFPELISDAFQFMHAPLEQPVFEPLTGVLHLAVWRASTRALNWDERQLAVTFPAETGLALGMDIDMVLRQASIDWHVAGSLDVQF; encoded by the coding sequence ATGAGCCGCGTCAAACCATTGAGTCTGTCAACCTTGCTTGAGCAGCATGTATTGCTGCCAAGCCAGCCGCGCGTCGTTGCACTGCTGTCGAGTGAACTGCGCAAGCCAGAGCCCGGCATGCGCAGTCTGGTGCAATTGTTTTCCAGCGATCCGGTCTTGACCGCTCGTCTGCTGGCTGCCGCCAATGGGCCAGCGCATCTGCTGGGGCAGCGCGTACACAGCATTCCCGAAGCACTGGTGCTGCTGGCGCCGGTTCAGTTGCGGCAACTGGTGCTGAAGGCGGCTCCAGTCAGTGCATCTCATGTTTCGGCAGGCTGGAGTCTCGCGAATTTCTGGCGCTACAGCCTGGACACGGCACGCATGGCGCGCGCGCTTGCAGTGTCGGTTCAGGCCAACGCCTCGCAGGCATATACGTTGGGACTGCTGCATGGCCTGGGAGAGCTGTTGCTGCAGGCCGCCGACCCGGACACTTTCTTCAGACTTTCTGAGCTGTTGGAGCCCATGCATCCCAAGCGCCCCCAGGTGGAAATGCAGCTGATGGGCTATTGCTCTGGGCAGATTACGGCCCATTTGGCGCGGCAGTGGAATTTTCCGGAGCTGATCAGCGATGCCTTTCAGTTCATGCATGCGCCGCTGGAGCAGCCTGTGTTCGAGCCTTTGACGGGGGTGCTGCATCTGGCCGTCTGGCGAGCATCGACCCGGGCGCTCAATTGGGATGAGCGCCAGCTGGCAGTGACATTCCCCGCAGAAACTGGACTGGCGCTGGGCATGGACATCGACATGGTGCTGCGTCAGGCATCCATCGACTGGCACGTGGCAGGCTCTCTGGATGTTCAGTTTTAG
- a CDS encoding patatin-like phospholipase family protein yields MVRVIPAAAGGPKGLILGPLDRFIFGQWLQASAQPVDLIGASIGAWRMATACLDAPVEAFERLERDYIAQRFDPPEGQRRTPSSLVSERFAQSLQDFYGGRVSEVLANPRYRLHVIAARGRGLLSRASPWRTPLGYAAAFAGNALHRSALGCLLERVIFSSSSSLSDAVHALPFGVADIRSAQTRLTESNFMDALRASCSIPFVLDAVQDISDAPKGAYWDGGITDYHMHLDYLASRSGDGVVLYPHFQKAVIPGWLDKGLKWRHGPSSYLDSMIVLAPDPAWVTCLPNAKLPDRHDFLSYGTDHDARAKAWNAATAASRQLADEFAQWLHAPDPGRVEAL; encoded by the coding sequence ATGGTCAGAGTCATACCGGCGGCCGCAGGCGGTCCCAAGGGCTTGATTCTCGGACCTCTGGATCGTTTCATCTTTGGGCAGTGGTTGCAGGCCAGCGCGCAGCCTGTGGATCTGATTGGAGCCTCCATCGGTGCCTGGCGCATGGCGACGGCTTGCCTGGACGCACCAGTGGAAGCCTTTGAGCGACTGGAGCGTGACTATATTGCACAGCGCTTCGATCCCCCCGAAGGGCAAAGGCGCACGCCGTCGTCGCTGGTCAGTGAACGGTTTGCGCAGTCTCTACAGGACTTTTACGGGGGGCGTGTGAGTGAGGTTCTGGCGAATCCGCGCTATAGGCTGCATGTGATTGCCGCCCGCGGGCGTGGCCTGCTGTCACGTGCATCCCCGTGGCGCACTCCATTGGGCTATGCGGCCGCGTTTGCCGGCAATGCATTGCATCGGTCGGCATTGGGCTGCTTGCTGGAGCGTGTGATCTTTTCCTCTTCTTCTTCTTTAAGCGATGCCGTGCATGCTCTTCCCTTTGGTGTTGCGGACATTCGGTCTGCGCAGACCCGGTTGACGGAGAGTAATTTCATGGATGCCTTGCGAGCCAGTTGCTCCATCCCTTTCGTGCTGGATGCCGTGCAAGACATTTCAGATGCTCCCAAGGGTGCCTATTGGGATGGTGGCATTACCGACTATCACATGCATCTGGACTATCTGGCCTCTCGTAGCGGCGATGGGGTGGTGCTATATCCTCATTTCCAGAAAGCGGTGATTCCTGGCTGGTTGGACAAGGGGCTGAAATGGCGTCATGGACCGAGTTCGTATCTGGACTCGATGATTGTGCTGGCTCCTGATCCCGCCTGGGTGACCTGCCTGCCTAACGCCAAGTTGCCGGATCGGCACGATTTTCTGAGCTATGGCACAGACCATGATGCGCGCGCCAAGGCCTGGAATGCCGCGACGGCGGCCAGTCGGCAGCTGGCCGATGAGTTTGCGCAGTGGCTACATGCGCCTGATCCGGGTCGAGTCGAGGCTCTATAG
- a CDS encoding response regulator: protein MDPNGANNSGDALMLRPMAVELGSPSMWPDHMVGQPDKPVRVLLVDDDVHLRMVIAQEIMNDRRTMVVAQADNLKDARKAIRQHEFDVMLLDLKLGADDGLELIEVVKSQRPQAEVIVVSVVETEEQVLHAFELGATGYLVKNSWFGNYPQAVLQVVNGGASITPSLARRLLQRYDKRPATGAVPGSDMSDRLSSRECEVLRMVASGNTSAEIGTQLEISTMTVNTHIKNIYRKLQVRTRAQAVRFAYLRGWF from the coding sequence ATGGACCCGAACGGCGCAAACAACTCTGGTGATGCCTTGATGCTCCGACCCATGGCTGTGGAGTTGGGGAGTCCTTCCATGTGGCCCGATCACATGGTGGGGCAGCCCGACAAGCCTGTCAGAGTGCTGTTGGTGGACGATGATGTGCATCTACGCATGGTGATCGCACAGGAAATCATGAATGATCGGCGCACCATGGTGGTCGCGCAGGCGGACAACCTCAAGGATGCAAGAAAAGCCATTCGTCAACATGAGTTTGATGTCATGTTGCTGGATCTGAAGCTGGGGGCTGACGATGGTCTCGAGTTGATTGAGGTGGTGAAAAGCCAGCGCCCGCAGGCCGAGGTCATTGTGGTTTCGGTGGTGGAGACGGAAGAGCAGGTGTTGCATGCTTTTGAATTGGGTGCAACCGGCTATCTGGTCAAGAACTCCTGGTTTGGCAACTATCCGCAAGCGGTGCTGCAGGTTGTCAATGGCGGGGCATCTATCACTCCCAGTCTCGCCAGGCGGCTCTTGCAGCGGTATGACAAGCGGCCGGCCACCGGAGCCGTTCCGGGCTCCGATATGTCCGACAGGCTCTCCAGCCGCGAATGCGAGGTCTTGCGTATGGTTGCCAGCGGCAATACCAGTGCAGAGATCGGCACGCAGTTGGAGATCAGCACCATGACGGTCAACACGCACATCAAGAACATCTATCGCAAGCTCCAGGTGCGCACTCGAGCACAAGCCGTGCGTTTCGCCTACTTGCGTGGCTGGTTCTAA
- a CDS encoding sensor histidine kinase, with protein MSYVWQLLLWGVQLLLWLPWLLQTGVVFNSVPWWTAALGAGGSMAAVAWLLPLAYRSVLWRRRKSVRPSREVQLERRRIAEALHDDVGSQLVQLISLTDLGTDPAIRSNAEQCLLDLRLIVDSMDSRDEPLGVLLARFRHRLQPVLDHRGMSLHWDVWVPEMSGDTGSLPCGAMAEEIMSVVKEAVSNVLQHTDALELWITLSADEQWKSASNVSDASFVHARLSIEDTGPVRPADDGKIPDLASAAGMGWVNMRRRALVMGAKLSISARPGGGTSVTLNW; from the coding sequence ATGTCCTACGTCTGGCAGCTGCTTCTGTGGGGTGTTCAGCTGCTGCTGTGGCTGCCATGGCTTTTGCAGACTGGAGTGGTGTTCAATTCAGTTCCCTGGTGGACTGCGGCGCTAGGTGCGGGGGGCAGCATGGCGGCTGTCGCCTGGCTGTTGCCTCTTGCATATCGCAGCGTGCTGTGGCGCAGACGTAAAAGCGTACGTCCATCGAGAGAGGTACAGCTGGAGCGTAGGCGCATAGCGGAGGCATTGCATGACGATGTCGGCAGCCAACTGGTGCAACTGATCAGCCTGACCGATCTCGGCACGGACCCGGCGATTCGCAGCAACGCAGAACAATGCCTGCTCGATCTACGGCTGATTGTTGATTCCATGGACAGCCGAGATGAACCCTTGGGTGTCCTTCTGGCACGTTTCAGGCACAGGCTGCAACCCGTGCTGGATCATCGAGGCATGAGTCTGCACTGGGATGTTTGGGTCCCGGAGATGTCTGGCGATACCGGCAGCCTGCCATGCGGCGCCATGGCCGAGGAAATCATGTCAGTGGTGAAGGAGGCCGTAAGCAATGTGCTGCAGCACACTGACGCGCTTGAACTCTGGATTACGCTGTCTGCCGACGAACAGTGGAAAAGTGCTTCAAATGTTTCAGATGCCTCCTTTGTGCATGCTCGCCTGAGCATTGAGGATACGGGGCCCGTCAGACCGGCTGACGACGGGAAAATCCCGGACCTGGCATCTGCTGCTGGCATGGGGTGGGTCAATATGCGCCGCAGAGCGCTTGTCATGGGAGCCAAACTGAGCATCTCCGCCAGACCCGGTGGCGGTACATCGGTTACGCTCAACTGGTGA
- a CDS encoding alpha/beta hydrolase family protein, giving the protein MRKARGRVILPAIGVAILVVFIGAKMASRGWISLDKVKNKAHAQQAAALVWPPALAPENDDFCHTVKLNLAQVDKAQEEGINIDQQRRCITRAAMAEHEMAKVRHAAARKQHESQRAEQVQIEQVVEQQIASGEIALQNLMQARAGKTTQIATALLPAAHKPIQPMPTPPSQLFVSMSYQSGDLKLNAFVTPDPRDGKKLPLMVWLTGGDTNSLDDFWSEGPAANDQSAGAFRKAGMAMLFPTLRGGNDNPGQREYFWGEVQDVAAAILQAAQLPYVDPARIYLGGHSTGATLALLTATAGLPVQGVFAFGPVDEVGGYGWPVKWGLISADERRLRSPVYWLHAIKSPTWIIEGSKSPGNINSLDNMCAARKSNQLHCVSVQGADHFSVLQPLTRKLASQLVMGQPVQLNRDEKL; this is encoded by the coding sequence ATGCGCAAAGCGAGGGGGCGGGTGATACTGCCGGCCATAGGGGTGGCAATCTTGGTGGTCTTTATCGGCGCCAAGATGGCATCGCGCGGCTGGATATCGTTGGACAAAGTCAAAAACAAGGCCCATGCCCAGCAGGCAGCAGCCTTGGTCTGGCCACCAGCCCTGGCGCCAGAGAACGATGACTTTTGCCATACCGTCAAGCTCAATCTAGCCCAAGTTGACAAAGCCCAGGAAGAGGGCATCAACATAGATCAGCAGCGGCGCTGCATCACGCGTGCTGCGATGGCAGAGCATGAAATGGCCAAAGTGCGTCACGCTGCCGCGCGCAAGCAGCACGAGAGCCAGCGCGCGGAGCAGGTGCAGATCGAGCAGGTGGTTGAGCAACAGATCGCTTCTGGCGAAATCGCTCTGCAGAATCTGATGCAGGCTCGTGCCGGCAAGACAACACAGATTGCGACAGCCTTGTTGCCGGCGGCCCACAAGCCTATCCAGCCGATGCCGACACCGCCTTCTCAGCTGTTTGTTTCAATGAGCTATCAGAGCGGGGATCTGAAACTCAATGCCTTTGTCACTCCGGATCCCAGGGATGGGAAGAAGCTGCCTTTGATGGTCTGGCTGACGGGGGGAGATACCAATAGCCTGGACGATTTCTGGAGCGAAGGGCCAGCTGCCAATGACCAAAGCGCCGGTGCTTTTCGCAAGGCTGGCATGGCGATGCTGTTTCCCACATTGCGTGGCGGCAATGACAATCCCGGCCAGCGTGAGTATTTCTGGGGGGAGGTGCAGGATGTGGCTGCAGCCATCCTGCAGGCCGCACAGCTGCCTTATGTCGACCCGGCACGCATCTATCTCGGTGGGCACAGCACCGGAGCCACGCTGGCTTTGCTGACGGCGACGGCAGGGCTGCCCGTTCAGGGGGTGTTCGCGTTTGGTCCGGTGGACGAGGTCGGCGGCTATGGCTGGCCCGTGAAATGGGGTTTGATCTCGGCGGATGAAAGGCGCTTGCGTTCGCCCGTCTACTGGCTGCATGCCATAAAGAGCCCGACGTGGATCATCGAGGGCAGCAAGAGCCCCGGCAATATCAACAGTCTTGACAATATGTGCGCCGCACGAAAATCGAATCAGCTGCACTGTGTCTCGGTTCAGGGGGCGGATCACTTTTCCGTGTTACAACCCCTGACACGCAAGCTTGCCAGCCAGCTGGTCATGGGCCAGCCAGTGCAATTGAATAGAGATGAAAAGCTCTGA
- a CDS encoding iron-containing alcohol dehydrogenase, with amino-acid sequence MAFINYVTQIQFDFGAVQMLRQECERVGISKPLIVTDPGVKAAGILQKSINALGGLPHAVFDQTPSNPTEAAVCAAAEIYKSQNCDGLIAVGGGSAIDCAKGVAIAATHEGPLSHYATIEGGSPRITERVAPLIAVPTTSGTGSEVARGAIIIVDDHRKLGFHSWHLVPKAAICDPELTFGLPPMLTAATGMDAIAHCMETFMASAFNPPADGIGLDGLTRGWAHIERAMLNGNDAEARRQLMSASMQGAMAFQKGLGCVHSLSHSLGGINPRLHHGTLNAMFLPAVVRFNAEAESVQREDRLNRMAHAMGLSSGSDIPDAIRDMNARLNLPSGLAAMGVERAQFDAIISGALKDHCHATNPRLASAQDYEQILSTSL; translated from the coding sequence ATGGCCTTCATCAATTACGTGACTCAGATCCAGTTTGACTTTGGCGCCGTGCAAATGCTGCGCCAGGAATGCGAGCGTGTGGGTATCAGCAAGCCGCTGATCGTGACCGACCCCGGCGTCAAGGCTGCAGGAATCTTGCAAAAATCCATAAATGCACTGGGCGGCCTGCCCCATGCAGTATTTGACCAGACTCCTTCCAACCCCACTGAAGCGGCTGTGTGCGCTGCGGCTGAAATCTACAAATCCCAGAACTGCGATGGATTAATCGCTGTGGGCGGTGGCAGTGCCATTGACTGTGCCAAAGGCGTGGCAATTGCGGCTACGCATGAAGGCCCGCTCTCGCACTACGCGACGATTGAAGGCGGCTCGCCTCGTATTACGGAGCGAGTTGCTCCGTTGATTGCCGTACCCACCACCAGCGGCACGGGTAGCGAGGTAGCGCGTGGTGCCATCATCATCGTGGACGACCATCGAAAGCTGGGTTTTCACAGCTGGCATCTGGTGCCCAAGGCTGCCATCTGCGACCCCGAGCTCACCTTCGGCCTCCCCCCCATGCTGACGGCAGCAACCGGCATGGATGCCATAGCCCATTGCATGGAAACCTTTATGGCCTCGGCCTTCAATCCACCAGCCGACGGTATCGGCCTGGACGGGCTGACCCGGGGCTGGGCGCATATCGAGAGGGCCATGCTCAATGGCAACGACGCGGAAGCCCGCCGCCAATTGATGAGCGCAAGCATGCAAGGGGCCATGGCTTTTCAGAAAGGTCTGGGCTGCGTGCATAGCCTCAGTCACAGCCTGGGCGGAATCAACCCGCGCCTGCACCACGGCACGCTCAACGCCATGTTCCTGCCCGCAGTCGTGCGTTTCAATGCCGAAGCCGAAAGTGTTCAGCGCGAGGACCGCCTCAACCGCATGGCACATGCCATGGGTCTTAGCAGCGGAAGCGATATCCCCGACGCGATCCGAGATATGAATGCCCGCCTGAACCTGCCATCGGGTCTGGCTGCCATGGGCGTGGAGCGCGCGCAGTTTGATGCCATCATCAGCGGTGCGCTCAAGGACCACTGCCACGCCACCAATCCACGGCTGGCATCCGCACAGGACTATGAGCAGATTCTCAGCACCTCGCTCTGA
- a CDS encoding AI-2E family transporter, with product MDRRARGNVAPGLVHLAEMLPALRLLIGLMIASIVILALYFGRDMLIPLALAMLFGFLLDPAVSRLKRWGLPRMASAIVVVAFALAALGGLGMYLGSQVQQLSADLPTYQSTIRDKLRSLRKSANMPSAWDGVFKTYNTVEKEIASVDSARARVQKVEVQPPDSKPTTRMLQWLGRIAEPVTTAGIVLLFVILILLDRDELRDRLLRLVGGNLNVATDALDEASQRIGKYLRMQFIVNVSYGVPLAMGLLLIGVPGAILWGVLGAIMRFVPYVGPMMSAVFPLALAFAVDPSWDMFLMTLGLILLLELISNNVIEPWLYGSSTGLSTLSIIVAATFWTALWGPIGLILSTPLTVCLLVLGRYIPSLKFMEVLLGSEPVLGPQQRLYQRLLADDADDAISMAVQSVEERLLSKHSQDDRASAVSGFYDEVAIPALRIATQQHLESATAEHRLRLSNGMAALLEELQDQYAFRSCGEHGRAAPGEGDQRQCLRIHCAGVRWEVDALGAAMVAHAESLHGHEVSCSGWALAPDSKSLQFDANGLLADREWVQAVKQSDLLVLSIFNHQPQSMARRIVRRIRRHWPGARVVLCLWNAPAVAADPEFARQTGAQACVTSLRELHLWVEAMQVGDPGECVIAAPIPDDDVQRVKMLHESGVLAPALTALYRDTAKKAVNAFNTKWAQVSWVDAERVFAPGSLLPLSAQEGAQQGFPRDGTVCSYVVYEEEAIVVGDLARDPRFASDSLVHSLKLRFYAGVPLLDKKGNVLGCLSILDDEPRNMSDDELEVLSSMARQLMEDVREALKQGPVVEA from the coding sequence ATGGACAGACGAGCCAGAGGCAATGTGGCTCCCGGGCTTGTGCATCTGGCAGAAATGCTGCCGGCACTGCGCTTGCTCATCGGATTGATGATTGCTTCCATCGTGATCCTTGCTCTGTACTTCGGGCGGGACATGTTGATTCCTTTGGCCCTGGCAATGCTGTTCGGCTTTTTGCTCGACCCGGCTGTCAGCCGGCTCAAGCGCTGGGGGCTGCCGCGAATGGCTTCGGCCATTGTGGTCGTGGCTTTTGCCCTGGCAGCGCTCGGAGGGCTGGGCATGTATCTGGGGAGTCAGGTGCAGCAACTCAGTGCCGATCTGCCGACCTATCAATCGACGATTCGGGACAAATTGCGCAGCCTGCGCAAGAGCGCAAACATGCCCAGCGCCTGGGATGGCGTTTTCAAGACCTACAACACCGTTGAGAAGGAGATCGCCAGCGTGGATAGCGCCAGGGCGCGGGTGCAGAAAGTGGAGGTTCAGCCTCCCGATTCCAAGCCCACCACGCGGATGCTGCAGTGGCTGGGGCGTATTGCCGAGCCGGTGACGACCGCAGGCATCGTGTTGCTGTTTGTCATATTGATTCTGCTTGACAGGGACGAGCTGAGGGATCGGTTGCTTAGGCTGGTGGGGGGCAACCTCAATGTGGCCACCGATGCGCTGGATGAGGCCTCGCAGCGCATTGGCAAATATCTGCGCATGCAGTTCATCGTCAATGTCAGCTATGGCGTGCCACTCGCCATGGGCTTGTTGCTCATTGGTGTGCCGGGGGCGATTCTCTGGGGCGTGCTGGGCGCCATCATGCGATTTGTGCCCTATGTGGGTCCGATGATGTCTGCGGTATTTCCGCTGGCGCTGGCCTTTGCGGTCGATCCCAGCTGGGATATGTTTTTGATGACTCTGGGCCTGATTTTGCTGCTGGAGCTGATCAGCAACAATGTGATCGAGCCGTGGCTATATGGCTCAAGTACAGGTTTGTCGACCTTGTCAATCATTGTCGCCGCAACCTTCTGGACAGCGCTTTGGGGGCCGATCGGCCTGATTCTTTCCACACCATTGACGGTGTGCCTGCTGGTGCTGGGGCGCTACATTCCCTCGCTCAAATTCATGGAGGTCTTGCTGGGCAGCGAGCCTGTTCTCGGGCCGCAGCAACGGCTGTATCAGCGTCTGCTGGCCGATGACGCTGATGATGCCATCAGCATGGCCGTACAGTCCGTGGAGGAGCGCCTGCTCTCGAAGCACAGCCAGGATGACAGGGCCAGTGCCGTCAGCGGGTTTTATGATGAGGTTGCCATTCCTGCTCTGCGTATTGCAACCCAGCAGCATCTGGAGTCGGCGACGGCCGAACATCGCTTGCGGCTGTCCAATGGCATGGCAGCCTTGCTTGAGGAGCTGCAGGACCAATATGCATTCAGAAGCTGTGGCGAGCATGGCCGGGCGGCTCCCGGTGAAGGTGATCAGCGTCAATGCCTGCGCATTCATTGCGCGGGTGTGCGCTGGGAGGTGGATGCCCTGGGCGCAGCCATGGTGGCCCATGCAGAGAGTTTGCATGGTCATGAGGTTAGCTGCTCCGGATGGGCACTTGCCCCGGACTCGAAGTCCTTGCAGTTTGATGCCAATGGCTTGTTGGCGGATCGCGAGTGGGTTCAGGCCGTGAAGCAATCGGATCTATTGGTGCTGTCGATTTTCAATCACCAGCCACAAAGCATGGCGAGACGCATTGTGCGGCGCATTCGCCGCCATTGGCCGGGTGCACGAGTGGTGCTGTGCCTGTGGAATGCTCCAGCCGTGGCCGCTGACCCCGAGTTTGCCCGGCAGACAGGAGCGCAGGCCTGCGTGACCAGTCTGCGGGAGTTGCATCTGTGGGTAGAGGCCATGCAGGTTGGAGATCCCGGCGAGTGTGTGATTGCAGCTCCGATTCCCGATGACGATGTGCAGCGCGTCAAAATGCTGCATGAAAGCGGAGTGCTGGCACCGGCATTGACAGCGCTGTATCGCGATACGGCCAAGAAGGCCGTGAACGCTTTCAACACCAAGTGGGCTCAAGTTTCCTGGGTGGATGCTGAACGTGTCTTTGCGCCGGGCAGTCTGCTGCCGCTGTCAGCGCAAGAGGGCGCTCAACAAGGCTTCCCTCGTGATGGCACGGTGTGCTCGTATGTCGTGTATGAAGAAGAGGCCATTGTGGTCGGAGACTTGGCGCGAGACCCCCGATTTGCAAGCGACTCGTTGGTGCATAGCCTCAAGCTGCGCTTTTATGCGGGTGTGCCTTTGTTGGACAAAAAAGGCAATGTGCTGGGCTGTCTTTCCATACTTGATGACGAGCCTCGAAACATGTCCGACGATGAGCTCGAGGTGCTCAGCAGCATGGCGAGGCAATTGATGGAAGATGTGCGCGAAGCGCTCAAGCAGGGCCCTGTCGTTGAGGCTTGA
- a CDS encoding Tex family protein, with product MQKIIGQIAQELNVKPQQVSAAVELLDGGATVPFVARYRKEATGGLDDTQLRTLDERLTYLRELDDRRETVLKAIDEQGKLTDALRLAIASAPTKQELEDIYLPFKQKRRTKGQIAKEFGIEPLADKLFADPTLDPHKEAEAFCKPATTLDDGKPGPDFSTTFAVLDGVRDILSERWAEDPALVQKLREWLWDEGLLKSKKVESKNENDPEVAKFRDYFEYDEPIGRVPSHRALAVFRGRALEVLEAKLVQPVEPEPGQPSLAEGKIALHLGWSHAKRAADDLIRKCVAWTWRVKLSLSTERDLFSRLREDAEKVAIKVFGDNLRDLLLAAPAGQRAVIGLDPGIRTGVKVAVVDSTGKLVDTTTIYPHEPRRDWDGSLAVLARLVEKHDINLIAIGNGTASRETDKLAADLIKIASKADKKIDKVVVSEAGASVYSASEFAAQEMPDIDVSLRGAASIARRLQDPLAELVKIDPKSIGVGQYQHDVNQSELARQLDAVVEDCVNSVGVDLNTASAPLLTRVSGLSGSVAKSVVRWRDANGSFKNRKQLMEVAGLGAKTFEQAAGFLRIRGGDNPLDMTGVHPETYPVVEQIIVSTGKPVDQIMGRGEVLKSLKPEQFANDKFGAVTIKDILGELEKPGRDPRPDFVVARFNDGVEDIKDLKEGMTLEGTVSNVAQFGAFVDLGVHQDGLVHVSQMSHKFIEDAREVVKTGQIVKVKVLEVDVDRKRISLTMKLDAAPARRDGPRDNRFEGAGRGNSYGGGNRGGYAQPQRGNQPTEQNAMASAFAKLQGLKK from the coding sequence ATGCAAAAAATCATTGGTCAGATTGCTCAAGAACTGAATGTCAAGCCGCAGCAGGTGAGCGCGGCAGTGGAGTTGCTCGATGGCGGCGCCACGGTTCCGTTTGTGGCCCGCTACCGCAAGGAGGCCACGGGCGGTCTGGACGATACGCAACTGCGCACGCTGGACGAGCGCCTGACCTATCTGCGCGAGTTGGACGACCGCCGCGAGACGGTGCTCAAGGCCATTGACGAGCAGGGCAAGCTGACCGATGCGCTGCGCCTGGCGATTGCCAGTGCGCCGACCAAGCAGGAGCTGGAGGACATTTACCTGCCCTTCAAGCAAAAGCGCCGTACCAAGGGCCAGATTGCCAAGGAATTCGGCATCGAGCCGCTGGCCGACAAGCTGTTTGCCGACCCCACGCTGGATCCGCACAAGGAAGCCGAGGCTTTCTGCAAGCCTGCGACGACCCTGGACGACGGCAAGCCCGGCCCCGACTTCAGCACCACCTTTGCCGTGCTGGACGGCGTACGCGACATCCTGTCCGAGCGCTGGGCCGAAGACCCGGCACTGGTTCAGAAGCTGCGCGAATGGCTGTGGGATGAAGGCCTGCTCAAGTCCAAGAAGGTCGAGAGCAAGAACGAGAATGACCCCGAAGTCGCCAAGTTTCGCGACTACTTCGAGTACGACGAGCCCATTGGCCGCGTGCCCTCGCACCGGGCCCTGGCCGTGTTCCGCGGCCGTGCGCTGGAGGTTCTCGAAGCCAAGCTGGTGCAACCGGTCGAGCCTGAACCGGGCCAACCCAGCCTTGCCGAAGGCAAGATTGCGCTGCACCTGGGCTGGAGCCATGCCAAGCGCGCTGCTGACGATCTGATTCGCAAATGCGTCGCCTGGACATGGCGCGTGAAGCTGAGCCTGTCCACTGAGCGCGATCTGTTCAGCCGCCTGCGCGAAGACGCCGAGAAGGTGGCCATCAAGGTGTTTGGTGACAATCTGCGTGACCTGCTGCTGGCTGCGCCGGCCGGGCAGCGGGCCGTGATCGGTCTGGACCCCGGCATTCGCACCGGCGTCAAGGTGGCCGTGGTGGACAGTACGGGCAAGCTGGTGGACACCACTACCATCTACCCGCATGAGCCGCGCCGCGACTGGGATGGCTCACTGGCCGTGCTCGCCCGTCTGGTGGAAAAGCACGATATCAATCTGATTGCCATCGGCAACGGCACAGCCAGCCGCGAAACCGACAAGCTGGCGGCGGATCTAATCAAGATCGCCTCCAAGGCCGACAAGAAGATTGACAAGGTGGTGGTGAGCGAGGCCGGGGCTTCGGTCTATTCGGCCAGCGAGTTTGCGGCGCAGGAAATGCCGGATATCGACGTGAGCCTGCGTGGTGCGGCATCGATTGCCCGCCGCCTGCAGGATCCGCTGGCCGAGCTGGTCAAGATCGATCCCAAGAGCATTGGCGTGGGCCAGTACCAGCACGATGTGAACCAGAGCGAGCTGGCCCGCCAGCTGGATGCCGTGGTCGAGGATTGCGTGAACTCCGTGGGTGTGGACTTGAACACCGCTTCGGCTCCGCTGCTGACGCGCGTCTCAGGCCTGTCGGGTTCGGTCGCCAAGTCGGTCGTGCGCTGGCGCGATGCCAATGGCTCGTTCAAGAACCGCAAGCAACTGATGGAAGTGGCTGGCCTGGGGGCCAAGACTTTCGAGCAGGCCGCAGGCTTTCTGCGCATTCGCGGTGGCGACAATCCACTCGATATGACAGGGGTTCACCCCGAAACCTATCCTGTGGTGGAGCAGATCATTGTCTCTACCGGCAAGCCTGTGGACCAGATCATGGGTCGTGGCGAGGTACTCAAGTCTTTGAAGCCTGAACAGTTTGCCAATGACAAATTTGGTGCTGTGACCATCAAGGACATTCTTGGCGAGCTGGAGAAGCCCGGTCGTGACCCGCGTCCTGACTTTGTCGTCGCCCGTTTCAATGACGGTGTGGAAGACATCAAGGACCTGAAGGAAGGCATGACGCTGGAAGGCACGGTCAGCAACGTGGCCCAGTTCGGCGCGTTCGTGGATCTGGGCGTGCACCAGGATGGTCTGGTGCACGTGAGCCAGATGAGCCACAAGTTCATCGAGGATGCTCGTGAGGTGGTCAAGACCGGGCAGATCGTCAAGGTCAAGGTGCTGGAAGTCGATGTGGACCGCAAGCGCATCAGCCTGACCATGAAGCTCGATGCGGCGCCTGCGCGCCGGGACGGCCCGCGCGACAACCGCTTTGAAGGCGCTGGTCGTGGCAACAGCTACGGCGGTGGCAACCGTGGTGGCTATGCCCAACCCCAGCGTGGCAACCAGCCGACAGAGCAAAATGCCATGGCGTCAGCCTTTGCGAAGTTGCAGGGATTAAAGAAATAA